Genomic window (candidate division KSB1 bacterium):
AGACGCTGGGAGCTGGCCAGCTGGCATGGCACCCGCCACCATTGAGGTGCCCTCCGTGGGTGCGTGGTGGACCTGCCGATGTGCCGCCTCGCCCACGCCGAGGTGAGGAACCTGAGGACGCGGACCACATGCCCGCAGAGTGGGAAAGCAGTCCTTTTTCTCTCCAGTGATCATCGTCTTGCCTGGACGAGTTGTTCGACACAGCGGATGGCGCGGTGCAGGCTTTCGGAATGATGGCGTGCCACCTCCGGACGCCAGTGTCTTGAAGCGAATTCAATGAGTCGGGACGCCTAGGCTGGTCCTTCGCGCCGGCCACTTCCCGGACGCGGCACCATGTCATCCCGGATCTCTCGACGACGAGAAGCACGCGCCAAGTTGATCATTACCGCCTTCGGATCCTCCTCGGTCTCAGGACAAACAGGAACCTTCTTGCGCTCAATTCCCAAGAAACTGGCCAGCTTCTCCGCGTCGGCAAGCAACCAAGCCTCAACGGCACGTACAGCCACGCGAAAACACAGAAACCTGGCTCTGTTTGGCAGCCACTCTTTGCACAGGAGCGGCGCACATGGGAAATCGCGATCAAGGTCCACGAGCACAATCCACGGGGTCCGTCGCGCGGCGATGTTGAAGCCCTTGATACTGTCGCGCAGGTAGCGCTTGCCATTCTTGCCGTAGACGTGGCCTAACGTTCCACCGGCGCAGTCAACGAGGCGGCGTACCACTGCCTCATCCACGATGCCCTCTACGGCGGCGTCGATGTACATCCTCACAGCTCTCCAAACAGAGACAGGTGCTCCGCTCTGTCCGGCGCTGTCTTTGGAATGACCGCTTCCGCAAGGGAAATCCCTCCTTCCATGAGGTCCCGGATGTCCTGGAAGTCGCCCGCGGGCTTCACCTCGGTGCCGTCCGGACCCGGGCAGAGAAGCAACACCTCGTCCAGTGCTATCCCATCGTCTCTCAACAGGTCACTGCAATGAGTGCTCACAATGATCTGTCTGCCGGTCCTCCGCTGCATCCGGGCAAACATCTGGGGAACATACCGCACCACCTCGGGGTGGAGTGAGAGCTCTGGCTCCTCCAAAAGCAGCGGGCCGGTGCCAGCCATGATTGCCCATAGCAGGCCCATGAGGCGTAAGGTTCCGTCGGAAAACTGCTCCTCCGTCTGCCAGGCCCCCTGCGGGCGCCAGTGCTCATACTTGCCCCGCAGGTGGGGCGTGCCGCGGGCGTCGCGCCACAGGTCAATCTCAGCAAGCTGCGGCACTGCAACCCGGAGCGTCTCCTTGATGCGCCGCAGCCGCGCGCTTCGCGTCTTTTCTTGCGTCTTCGCGATGGTCTCGAGAAAGTCGCCCCCAAATGGGTCATTTGCACGGCCCACGGAGCGGTCTGGCTCCCTCACAAGCTGCGGCACGATGTGAAGGTACCGGACCGACTCAAAAAACGACACCAGTTCGCGAAATGGCCGGTTCACATTCACTTGCTCAAGGTGGGTTTGGGTGAGAAGTTCAGGGTCCTCAATGTCCTCCTGGTTGGGACGGTCGAGAAGGACTCCTACGTGGCACCTCACCCTTTCCCTCCTGATGATTGGCCGCTGTTTGTTCTCCTGGTTGAACACCAGTTCGTATTCCCATGGCGGTGCCGATGGCCCAGATGCCACAGTGACCCGCACCTCAATGGCCGAATAACGTCGAGCCGCCAGGCACCTTAGGGCGCTGACACCACCGCGGCGGCGGATTGCCTCTTGAAAGCCGCCGCCAGGCGTAGCAAGGTCGCGCAGAAACCGAAAGACGTCGAGGAAGTGCGACTTGCCCGAAGCATTGGGGCCGACCAAGAATACCCGTTCTTGGAGAGGGACATTGATGTGGGCAAAATTCTTCCAGTTCCGAAGCTCGAGGCTGGAGAACAAAGGAGTGCGAGTCTTCTCACGCATAATGAGCGGCCTCCCTATGCTTCTTGCTTAGCCCACCTTGCTCTTGCGATCGCTGCTACGGAGAG
Coding sequences:
- a CDS encoding DUF4276 family protein — translated: MYIDAAVEGIVDEAVVRRLVDCAGGTLGHVYGKNGKRYLRDSIKGFNIAARRTPWIVLVDLDRDFPCAPLLCKEWLPNRARFLCFRVAVRAVEAWLLADAEKLASFLGIERKKVPVCPETEEDPKAVMINLARASRRREIRDDMVPRPGSGRREGPA
- a CDS encoding ATP-binding protein; this encodes MREKTRTPLFSSLELRNWKNFAHINVPLQERVFLVGPNASGKSHFLDVFRFLRDLATPGGGFQEAIRRRGGVSALRCLAARRYSAIEVRVTVASGPSAPPWEYELVFNQENKQRPIIRRERVRCHVGVLLDRPNQEDIEDPELLTQTHLEQVNVNRPFRELVSFFESVRYLHIVPQLVREPDRSVGRANDPFGGDFLETIAKTQEKTRSARLRRIKETLRVAVPQLAEIDLWRDARGTPHLRGKYEHWRPQGAWQTEEQFSDGTLRLMGLLWAIMAGTGPLLLEEPELSLHPEVVRYVPQMFARMQRRTGRQIIVSTHCSDLLRDDGIALDEVLLLCPGPDGTEVKPAGDFQDIRDLMEGGISLAEAVIPKTAPDRAEHLSLFGEL